In one Arachis duranensis cultivar V14167 chromosome 9, aradu.V14167.gnm2.J7QH, whole genome shotgun sequence genomic region, the following are encoded:
- the LOC107465087 gene encoding OVARIAN TUMOR DOMAIN-containing deubiquitinating enzyme 2-like, whose protein sequence is MEGIVVRRVIPSDNSCLFNAVGYVMDREQTKAAELRQVIAATVASDPQKYSEAFLGKPNAEYCNWILDTQKWGGAIELSILADYYGRQIAAYDIQTSRCDLYGQEMGYSERVMLIYDGLHYDALAVSPFEGAPDDFDQTIFAVQKDRSIRPVEGLALNFVKDQQRKRRFTDTANFTLRCGVCQIGVVGQKEAVEHAQATGHVNFQEYR, encoded by the coding sequence ATGGAAGGTATTGTTGTGAGAAGGGTCATTCCGTCGGATAACAGTTGCCTCTTTAATGCAGTTGGATATGTGATGGATCGTGAGCAAACGAAAGCAGCTGAGCTGAGACAGGTTATAGCTGCAACAGTAGCAAGTGATCCGCAGAAATATTCTGAAGCATTTCTTGGGAAGCCGAATGCAGAGTACTGTAACTGGATTCTTGACACACAGAAATGGGGAGGTGCCATTGAACTTTCAATATTGGCGGATTATTATGGACGCCAGATTGCTGCATATGATATCCAAACATCAAGATGTGACTTGTATGGTCAGGAAATGGGTTATTCAGAAAGGGTGATGCTTATTTATGATGGTCTCCACTATGATGCTTTAGCTGTGTCGCCCTTTGAGGGTGCTCCCGATGACTTCGATCAGACGATATTTGCCGTACAGAAAGACAGAAGCATTAGACCTGTTGAGGGACTTGCTCTTAATTTTGTTAAGGACCAACAGAGGAAGAGGAGATTCACCGACACCGCCAACTTCACCTTGCGCTGTGGTGTATGTCAAATAGGAGTTGTTGGTCAGAAGGAAGCTGTGGAGCATGCACAAGCAACCGGTCATGTTAACTTCCAGGAGTATAGATGA